The Henckelia pumila isolate YLH828 chromosome 2, ASM3356847v2, whole genome shotgun sequence genome includes a window with the following:
- the LOC140877639 gene encoding uncharacterized protein has product MKEYLSKLKDLLVRLENFEIKQIPRAENEIADQLAKFGSSATGINSRTITFITCDKKGIGTGSPNILCANQGEPSWKDEIIKYLSEGELPLEQDKARKLRVRAARFTLIDGELYKRGYSQPYLKCLAFAQADYVLREIHEGICGNHLGGKALAGKALRQGYFWPTMRKDALETFSPRSRQRKFLIVAVDYFTKWVEAEPLAKISEKKTRIGEAKGKWVDELPSVLWAYRTTPQSSIGESPFSLAYGVEAIAPAEIGEESLRIKHYNAEGNQQDLRASLDLIEELREGASVRAARHRARMSRAYDHRVKQRTFQVGDLVIRRADVLHPVGKLDPKWEGPYKVIKIAREGAYRLQHSNGKVLPRTWNVANLKKYFQ; this is encoded by the exons ATGAAGGAATACTTATCAAAATTGAAGGACCTTCTTGTTCGTTTagagaattttgaaatcaaacaAATTCCTCGAGCTGAAAATGAAATAGCAGATCAACTGGCCAAATTCGGCAGCTCCGCGACAGGAATTAATAGTAGGACAATTACGTTCATCACGTGTGATAAAAAGGGAATAGGAACTGGAAGTCCTAACATCCTGTGTGCAAATCAGGGTGAGCCAAGTTGGAAGGATGAAATCATCAAGTACCTGTCAGAAGGAGAACTTCCCCTAGAGCAGGACAAAGCAAGAAAGCTTAGGGTAAGAGCCGCTCGATTCACTCTAATAGACGGAGAACTGTACAAGAGGGGGTACTCTCAGCCATACTTGAAATGTCTTGCATTTGCTCAGGCAGACTACGTACTCAGGGAAATCCATGAAGGAATTTGTGGAAATCATTTGGGAGGCAAAGCGTTGGCAGGAAAAGCACTTCGTCAAGGCTACTTCTGGCCAACAATGAGGAAGGATGCACTCGA GACCTTTTCCCCTCGCAGCAGGCAAAGGAAGTTTCTCATCGTAGCTGTCGACTACTTTACTAAATGGGTCGAAGCAGAGCCACTTGCGAAAATTTCTGAGAAAAAG ACTCGAATTGGGGAGGCCAAGGGAAAATGGGTTGACGAACTACCTAGTGTCCTGTGGGCGTACAGGACCACTCCGCAAAGCTCGATAGGAGAATCTCCGTTCAGCCTGGCCTATGGGGTCGAAGCCATTGCCCCTGCAGAAATCGGAGAAGAATCACTAAGGATAAAGCATTACAATGCAGAGGGAAACCAGCAGGATTTACGGGCATCCCTAGACCTTATTGAGGAGCTTAGAGAAGGGGCATCAGTACGAGCCGCAAGGCACAGAGCACGGATGTCAAGGGCGTATGACCATCGAGTAAAACaacgaactttccaagtgggaGACCTGGTAATAAGAAGAGCAGATGTCCTACACCCCGTAGGAAAGCTGGATCCAAAGTGGGAAGGACCATATAAAGTAATCAAAATTGCCCGAGAAGGAGCTTATCGCCTTCAGCATTCGAACGGGAAGGTGTTGCCTAGAACATGGAATGTGGCAAACTTAAAGAAATATTTTCAGTAA